The genomic DNA CTTTAGATAACACCataattcaatatatacaaAATCATTTTTACCCATTCAAATGAGATATACGACTAGAGTTGGGCAATAGGTTGGATAAATACGAACTGACACGATtcaacacgatatttgtacggaacggcacaatacgatattatctcactcgggtcttgggttgacacgatacaagcacgagacaacacgatcacgacacgattatgagtttgtACGATCGTAACACAATTACGAGTCGACAcggacacaacacgagtatagacacgacacaagtataaacacaatacgaacacgagtatacacacgaaacaacataaacacaattagtcacatgACTTAATCTACtcacattaacattctctaaacctattacaattttattcaattaataaattatttaatttcataaatgtaataattataattaaaattaaacatactaaaatacaatattaaaaatattaacttaaataatataaattaaaataaaaatataaataaaataaataaattataagaatagaaatgtgagtctattaatattttttttcggtattatttttattaattacttattaatttttttattatttatgatttcaattattgttaatatattaaataataaatatatggtaataattttaattttaataatatatatttataattgaattagtTGTTACCCATCTTTCTcactttttttctcattttcttacTCAAACTACTCATctttacattaacattatcaaattatCACGTCTCTCCCAAATCTGCTAGTAATTgatcatatatttaattgtttatcatcaaattattttaaaaaatcttaaatcactccaaaattttacaaattgatAAGAAACtttacctaataaaaaaattataatataaaaagattaaattaatattagtaattaaataaaaatctaatctataaaattaatattaattcaaaaaaaaatgcaatagTTTATAACAAATctcaaactatttttaattatattaaataaaaaattaataatatatcaattataataattttttcctaTAAGAGTATCCACTACTTgcaatcataatttattaatatttgtatatcactaaataattttaaaaaaatcttaaatcattctaaaattttaaaaagttaataaaacattttaaaaggaaactttattttatcataaaaaatctccactacttttaattatatataataataaatatcatatacctaattaaacaattaagtataaattcttatataatatttaaaaattataaaatttcacatttatcatatttaactaactttatatatatatatatatatatatatatatatatatatatatatatatattaaataaattaataactttataaaataaatttaactaattttattcgaataattattttatgttttaaaacacattttaaataacattttaaataattgacattcaaattattatttatgaaactatatgttaaaatttatatttacacattttacatattaaataacttttttaataaatttaatacatgtaaattattaaattaatttaaaatttctaaattaaaatgaactaataaattaataatcgtattttatcatttttactaacaatataatttaatatatataaataaataaataatgaaatgagTGTATCAAGACACGATTGTGTTGACACGATTACAAAATCTAGTCGAAATAACACGAAagacgaatttaaacacgagttagcacgacacgaataaactcgtagacacgaataacacgacatGAAAGAGTTCGTGAATCCTAATATTTTaagtgggtcaagacacgatacgacacagATAAGATTGAGACACAACACAATACGACACGAttaagagtctaacacgacttgcccGAGTCGAATATAAACATTTATGCACGATGCCCAACTTTATATATGAACATAGAAATTGAGCTATCAAATGTTGCAGTCGATGAAGACTCGTCATATTTTGCAGATGGAAAGTTTATGATGAAAACCCTTATGATGAAGTCCACAACCCATCAGGCATCATTCAAATGGGTTTAGCTGAAAATCAGGTGAGCTCTTACGGTGAAAAATGCAAGAACTTGTTCgttaaagatttatttaaaaatattttactagtGAAGAATCAGACGAGCTCTAAGTGATAATTATCGGTATATTTTACTAGTGAAAAATGTTTGAGCTtgttagataaataaataaaaaagtatttattattttagtttgataaatttattattgtgtTGACACGATGACAAAATCTAAagacgaatttaaacacgagttagcacaacacgaataaactcgtagACACGAATAACACAACACGATAGAGTCCGTGAATcctaatattttgagtgggtcaagacacgatacgacacagataagattgagacacgacactacacgattgagagtctaacacgaTTTGCCTgagtcgaatacgaacgtttatgtaCGATGCCCAACTCTAATCTTAACCGATCCCGGTGATGTTTTGCTTGAACCCACACCTTATTATCATGGGTAAATTTCATTTATAGGGCAAAAGTTGTGTAAgtgtataaattattacaaCTATTCCCTAGTATTGTGTTTTTTAAATGGTATATGTTCAAACCTTAATAAATGAAACAATCTATTTTTGTGGGTGGCTCTATGCTTATGCATAGATGGGAGCAATAgtctaaatacattaaaaaaaaatgaaatactcacaaaattttactaacttgttttaattttgttaattttttttagattggaTAGAGATTTGCGATATGGAGAACAAGTGCGAAAATCATACCAATACATTGCGAAAGTTCAAATGGTTACCAAGTAACTCCCAAAGCCATGGAAGTTGCATACCAAAATGCACAATCCATGAACATGAAAGTGATAGGGGTGCTCATAACAAATCCTTCCAACCCTTTAGGGGTAACTATCCCTCTCTCCACTCTCGAGGAAATCTTCAATTTTGTTATTCAAAAGAACATCCATCTCGTCTCGGACGAAATCTACTCAGGATCTGTGTTTTCGTCGTCTAATTTTGTTAGCATAGCCGAGATCTTGGTATCCAAAAATTACAAAGAAGCTGAAAGAGTTTACATAGTCTATAGTCTCTCAAAAGACCTCGGACTCCCAGGGTTTAGGGTCGGGACTATATACTCGTACAACGACAAAGTTGTGACAATCGCTAGAAGAATGTCTAGTTTCACTCTTATCTCCTCTCAAACACAACATTTTCTCACATGCATGTTGTCGGACAAGAATTTTACGGAGAAGTATATAAGGGTGAACCGCGAAAGATTGTTAAAGAGACAACAACTTATGGTAAACGAATTGAGGAAGTACGGAATAGAGTGTTTGGAAGGGAATGCATGTTTGTTTTCTTGGATGAACTTGAGCCCGTTTCTTGAGGAATTGACTATGGAAAGCGAATTGGTTCTTTGGAATTCAATAGTAAATGAGGTGAAGTTGAATATTTCTCCGAGCTCGTCTTGCCATTGCGTGGAGCCCGGATGGTTTAGAGTTTGTTTTGCCAATATGAGCGAAAAGACACTTGAAGTTGCACTCAAAATGATTGGTGACTTCATACTTAAAAAGGAGGGGAAATAAGTAATCTTAGTGATTAGTGATTGATATGCTgagtaatttatttgtttttttaatttgaaagaaaaagtATTAGGCATGGACCTGTTtgattactatatatatataaagcaaCCTGCATTTTATGATTCATTCGTGTAACATGATGTTTgaattctattatttatttatatttactaaAGTTGAAGGCATGgtgaataaatttttatttattttttagaagtgattattttatttcttttaagttTGAGGCGAAACTCAAACTTGATATCCAAGTctgactatattaatattaaaactatatatttttttttaatgtttaagaTACTTCACATCATACACCATTACTATTGTTACAATAAACTAACATTTAGCTCGTGCATTTaaacgattaataatataaaaaaccgtgaaaaaaattacggataacatttttaattttatttttaatcgttttaagtttatgggtgggtcaacccacaatccgactcaaatatccatttactcaacatcattatatatatatatatatattagttagttaaaaaattgaatttatattaatgttaaaacgtcccgcgttcatcaaatttggtgttgaatttaaaatataaagtcataGTAGCCTAGTTgataaaatgttgtacttgtttttgttaggttgcaagttcgaaacatacctctagcattttttattttatttttaaccgttttaaatttaaggcgggtcaacccacaatccgacccaagtatccaaattaaccacaactctcgactcggcgatcagaacactttaaaaattaagcatcattatatatatatagattagttagttaaaaagttgaacttatattaatattaaaacgtcccgcgtttatcaaatttggtgttgattttaaaacataaagtctttgtagcctagttggttaaagagttgtacttgttttgttatgttacaagttcgaaacatacctctgcatttttaattttatttttaaccgttttaaatttaaaggcaggtcaacccacaatccgacacaagtatccaaattaaccacagctctcgacccggcaatccagacactataaaaataaagcatcattatatatatagagattagttagttaaaaagttgaacttatattaatattaaaatatctcgcgtttatcaaatttggtgatgaatttaaaatataaagtctttgtagcctagttggttaaagagttctgcaggtttgaaacatacctctagcatttttaattttatttttaaccgttttaaatttaaaggcgggtcaacccacaatccgacccaagtatccaaattaaccacagctctcgacccgacaatccggacactttaaaaattaagcatcattatatatatagattatttagttaaaaattgaacttatattaatattaaaacatcccgcgtttatcaaatttggtgttgaatttaaaatataaagtttttgtagcttagttggttaaagagttgtacttgttttgttaggttgcaagttcgaaacatacctctagtatttttaattttatttttaaccgttttaaatttaaaggtgggtcaacctacaatccgacccaaatattcaaatttaccacagctttcgacccggcaatccggacactttaaaaattatgcatcattatatatatatagattagttagttaaaaagttaaacttatattaatattaaaacgtcccgcgtttatcaaatttgatgtttaatttaaaatataaagtctttgtagcctagttggttaaagagttatatttattttgttaagttgcaagttcaaaacatacctctagcattttttattttatttttaaccgttttaaatttaaaggcgggtcaacccacaatccgacccaagtatccaaattaaccacagctctcgacccgacaatccggacactttaaaaattaagcatcattatatatatatatagattacaataaatatatataatttaatttacatttttatccACACACGtcagtattaattttttatatttctatctCCATcactaacaaaatattatttttctcttctacTTTTCCCTTAACATTAGTCTTAAGTCTTAACTTGTTTCttcaacttttattatttataatttattcttctATTCTAATATCAACCTAGGTAagtaatattacttttttttataatattaattttaaagttatttataatttaaaaaaattatatttattattttttaacaatcacaatcttttttttagaaaacaattataactattttattaaaatctcaaaagtgagAGAGTCagaaatcaaaactagacaaacaaTAACTATGATTAAGAATGACAATCAAAAAaccttaaaaaatttattaatatcattcatacattctaaaaaacagagattacagaTAAAAACTATTACATTCAAACATAACCATATCTGCCTAGCATTTTCACATTCCATCCATTTTCATTAAGAGAcattcttccccttccccttccccttccccttcctcttcctctttccCTTCCTCTCACGATGAaatgagattgtattgaagattatgagtattgttgtttctcattttgaattctctctttataCGAGTCCgttctaatttgataaaaataattgtttttgagaattttaggatttttatttttattatcttcaacttgaatttctgtgTTTTTATCTTTCTTATCTTCAGTTTCAGTTTTAGACTCCAAATtagttttggaatcttctttattagatttagaattctctgtttcagctttgaaattatgagtgtcttcctcttgagtttccttaACAACAACTTGATCTTCCATTTCCATTATGACCCTTCACATTATAGcaaattttcctttttttcttcaccttgattcccttttactttctttcattttatcagaatccttcttgctttcttctacatctgtttaatttttgagtttagcctcctttgtttccttttttcttttctgtttttcttctttatctttatcatatttattatgcAAGAGCTAGTGTTACAGAAATCACACATTTTGGTTTCATTTACTGTCAACAATTGTCATTTTCATTGGCAATACACTCTTATGATGCACTTCAATACTAATTTTAGCAAATGACAAGTGATTtcctccttcagttattgggtctatatataatggtttcccatttgtacctgcaaaatgactaattaattcagcattgtacatgttGACTGAAATGTTCTAgagcttgaaccaaatttggGTCGTTTCTTTGCTATGTAGATTAATCTCTTATGACCACTTTTTcagcttcatgcaatttgatcttATGTAAGTGTGTCATTTTTCCAggatttctttcagatttgagcTCTTTTTGAACTGCAGGAAGTAGAAGTCATTTATTTTTGCAGAAACTTTTACAAGTCTCTTTTCTCCCCACTTTTAATTAGTGTCTCTTTGGTAGTTAAAACTGATACTCTATTTTTCCTATGAAGTTTTCAACAAAACCACAAATTCCCAgtctttaatacatttttcttcaactttaaaaacagtttgaatttaaaaggatagttgagtacctctacatttgtttggatatcccAAATAGACTTTTTCTTTGTAGGGtctttatatttcttttctactttattctttcatacctcgttgactttccatgttgaattactcaTAATAGTGTAAGTCTTAGATTAGGGAGCCTTAATTAGTTCattcattgcatcaactgacGATTTAACTATCTCCTCATATTCTGTTTTCATTAatggaaataataaatattgagttggactgtTATTTGATGAGCTTTCTCTCTACGGATTGATTTCTCTCTTCTTAGCATTCATCAAGAATTTGGTAATCTAGTTTTAAGACCAAATATGTCTGCTTTTTTGGTATAATCAACCTTCCATACTCCCTCTTTTTGTCTTGTTTTCTGCCTTCTTTTTTACATGAATTTTGtaagatatattaatttaacatttttttcctCTTGTTTTTTCTTGGATAACTATATCAACTACTCTCAATCTCTTTTTTCTACAACATTCTTAATTCCTTCTAGAATGACTCCCTTATTTCTTAATAACTGACTTACGGCGCAAGACAATATCGTGTTGCTAGTGTTGATCGTATTATGCTGCATGTGCATATGGTGCCGCCTGTGACGATCGTGCCGATACAACAATTAATACATAATTCAGAACAATTACAAtcttatacatatttaattgggGTAATGGGATACCGTCGATAATTGGTTACCTGACGAATCGAGATGGTGACACAAGTAAAATTCCCATTGGAATtcgaataataaaataaaaatagtgataaaaaaaaatataattcgaaattcgaataataaaataaaaatcgaatTTGAAGATTAAAATTTCGAAAAGTaagaacaattaaaaataaataaaagaagattatgtttaaaaaaaactgattGAATCTAACAAAACCTGAAAGATCACCACGGTGGTTCTCCTTAATCTCATCCATGGACGAACTTCCTCCAGCTCTAGTTCTCGAAATTCTGAATCGTCTCAATAACACAACAGATCTCGCTCGATGCCGATTAACATCCAAATCTCTCAATTCCATTGCTGCTGAGATCCGTTCCATACACCTACAGTGTTCTTTCGATCGTTATACCAAGTCTCGATCGCCCGTAACCGCTTCCCAGGTCACGCCGTTCAAGGAAATATTTCGTACACTGATCTCAAACACAAAGCACGTCGTCGATTCAATCACTATCGGCGTCGAGAAGCCTCTACGAGGAATTTCATTCGACGACGCTGAGGACGAATTGGACGATTTATACCTCACCTGCGTTGATTTCGTATCGGAATGGCTTCCAGTTCATGGAAGACAACTGAGATCGCTTTCAATTTCGGATTTCTGGATTCAATCCTGTTGGAGACAATCGAACGTTTTGTCATTGATTTCTTCCTTCTGTATGTATTCCTTGATTTGGGTTAAAGTTTGATTATacgttaattttgaaaattgagGATTTTTTACCATGATGCAGGTCATCATCTAGAGGAGGTAGAACTGAAGAATACTTGGCTGTCTATGGATGGTTTGAATAAAATGCACAATCTCACTAGTTTGACTTTGGAATTCATAAGATTAGAAGATGAAAACCTTAGTAAGTTGAATGATTGCTTCCCTTTTCTTCGAGTTCTGATTCTAAATGAAGTTGGAGGTCTAAAAGAACCAATGATTAATCTCCTACACTTAACAACCTGTCAATGGACAGTCTCAAATGCTCCACTATCTCTTTCAATATCTGCACCAAAGCTTGTGAAATTCAAGCTTAACTGTGTGAGACCCAATACACTTCTCATTGATGCTCCACTTCTATCTGATTTCAGTATCACTCTATCGAATACAAACCATTTTCTAGTCAAAGAACTTCCTAATTTGAGAACCCTTAAGATTGAATCTCCAAATCTTGGCAGATTTATTAGCATTTTCCCATTTGGTAAAACAGTAAACAGTCTGAGCTTGGACTCATCATCCAAGGAGGAGTTTAATCTCATGTCTGTAATGGATGCCTTCCCAAATGTGAGATCTTTAACAATTGGTCATCTGGCTTGGTCTGAGGCAGAGATTCAATTCCAACATGATAAGGGAAGATCAAACAATGGGAATATTGCAATAAAGGGGTTGAAACAAATCACAGCACATTTAGTTCTTGCTGAAGTCGAGCTTACGCAGGCTTTGATTTTCGATATATTGGGAAGATGTTCTGATTTATCGGACGTGACATTGCTTGTTCATAGGAATGTCGATTCCATCATTGCTAGCAATCTAATGGCGAAGTGCATGGCCTGTAATGCCCGTGTGAGATGGAGATTGGGGAATTGGGGACAATAAATGATACACCAGTTGGGTTTTTTTTCTCGGACATTTGGATAAGGTTCGGTGAAACTGTGTTATATAGCTTATTATAGAACAGCCTACCATTTGCAATAAAGAAATGGTTGTGAATTTGTTATAGAGAAGATAGATAGAATTTGTAAAATGGGTATCATGTCATATTTATCATGTGTGAAGATGTATTTTTACCACCATGTACAATTGTGAATGTgatttatctaaataaatatgCATATTTGGTGAAGAACTCAATTCTAGTCACCACTTTAGATGTCAATAGTGTTCCATTAAAGATGtgttttatatatgttttttaaatggttCGATTAAAGATTAGAAAATTGATACTAACTTTTTGAATACAAATTTCGGTTAAAAGTAAACTTAACCGAGCTAGTATCATCATTTAAGGATgggttaaatattttttataacatttttcattctttaatcATATTAAAACAAAGTTAATAGGTCCAAAATTACTatgaaaaaaactcaaatttataaccAAATGAATATAATCTtgtgttttataattaatggttgaaaatctaaaaaattgatattaactATTTGAATACAAATGTCATTGAAAATTGACTTAATCAAGTTACTATCGTTCTTAACTTTTTGACTGCGTGTTCTcgtattttagaaagaaaaaaactaagAATATTGTTCCATAACACTATAATctaatttaacccaaaaataaaatatttatgttaataatttatataaaaaatatatatactaaattttataaaatattctttttaaagaatataatgGGCTTACATTAAGAAGAACAAatgttttaaaacacatttcatTCTTGAATCATATTAAAACAAAGTTAATAGGTACAAAATTACTATGAAATTTGAATACATAATACTGATTTGAATAATTAAGCTGAGTGcctaatcacatttttttattactttgtaaaaaaatcaagaaaaaatgGTAAGGCcaaaaaatttaacaacaattttttaatttttatttttgcaacatacataaaaatttattatataattggactgtacattttatataaaatatattaatattgttttcaaattaaaagtaattgtaataaaataataattaaaaaacttaaatatagaCAAATTTACATgtattaaaatctaatttttgtaaaaaataaaataaataaaagcttATATTGGTCAAACccgttaaatattttatcttttaaataataatgagcAAATGAGTTTATAGTAAAtctattttgagttatttaaataattcgtTTGTTTAAATGATGAAGCGATAATTTTGAAAGAGTAAGAATCTGATGTCCTAAAAAAAACTGCCCACTTGTTGTCTCacagtataaatatttttttttataaatgagacaaataaaaaattatatatatatatatatatatatatatatatatatatataataaactctaaaccttaaatattaaattctaaaaaaatttatatatgaaattttattttaatatttaattttctctttcttctctctactgaattcattttgaaatttggtattttttttaaataaattaaaatgtattaagaTATGAAGAGTGATATGGTAAAAAATTTGAGAGAGGTAATTGAAAAATGAATGATGGATTATTagttgtaaaaaatataaaatcagagaagagagataaattttattattttttcaactaatcAAATTACACATTATTccttttctcttccaaattaaaaataattaataatagtgatgattttgaataaataaaattatttttttaaaaaataattaaagtaatgaaATGATGTTATAGTATTTTCTGCTATTTAAATTAACCAAACCAATATAAGGCCTTTAAGAGTCCAGTCCAGATACCAAACCCGACATTTGAACGTATTGAAAAGGAAGAGTAGAACAAAATGCTGCATTTTCTGTTCAGGTGTCAGTTGGGAGTGTGATTCATTCTCCAGAGAGGAAAGAGGCGCGCCAGATTGACAAATATGGATTTGCTTCCTTCAGAATCGCCGATTGAGCAGAAACATGGATTCCGGTCACTGAAGCTTCCAAACATTAACATGGACGATGTCCTTGCAGAGAAGCCATTCGGAGCTGAATACGGCCGACTCGACAACGGTATCTCTTACTATGTCCGATGCAATTCTAAGCCTAGAATGAGAGCTGCTCTCGCTCTCGCCGTCAAAGCTGGGTAAGGCTCTTCTAAGTACCAATTTCAATCGTTtcaattgattgattgattgattgattgatccTGCTACAGTAACTGTTAGTTTTTgttccttttttgattattacAGTAACTAGTTGAGGGAAAGAAGATATGTTTGTTGAATTTGTGTATAGattttattttggtttcatTAGGAGGATTTTGATATATTTGTGCCATGAGAAGGATTTCTGTTGATTTCTTCAGATACAATTAATTTATGGGAGCTGCATTGGTCTTTTGGCAGCTCAGTTTTGGAAGAGGAGGATGAACGAGGAGTTGCTCATATTGTTGAACATCTTGCTTTCAGTGCTACAAAGAAGTACACGAATCACGATATTGTTAAATTTCTAGAAAGTGTAGGGGCGGAGTTTGGTGCTTGTCAGAATGCAGTTACATCAACTGATGATACAATTTACGAGTTATTTGTTCCCGTTGATAAGCCAGAACTGTTGTCTCAGGCAATTTCGATCTTAGCTGAATTTAGCACAGAGGTATGAACTGCTTCTCTTACAATGTTGTCTGGGAAAAAAAGTTACATTGATTACGTTCATTTTATAGGTGAGAGTCTCAATAGATGATCTAGATAAGGAAAGGGGAGCTGTTATGGAAGAATACAGACAGACACGCAATGCTATGGGGAGAATGCATGATTCGCATTGGGCCTTGATGATGGAGGGTTCAAAGGTGACAAATCTTTAATTTGAAGGCATGTCATGTTGATTTCATGTGGTATAGTCACTCTGTAGCATGATATTTTTCAAGTATGTTATTGTGTTGTTGGCATATACACATTTTGTTTTGCTGTGAATTGATCTCTTTGATAATGACATACACTTTAACTGTTGTTCATATATGGACTTCACATCTTCCTTTTTCTTTTGATGTTACATTTTAACTTAAACACGTCTTCTGCAATTGCTCATATTTGATGGTATCTGTTACTTCACATTTTATGATTAACGCACTTATTTTGATGGGTTTCCTTCATGTCTATATATTTTGAGCTAtgtaaatgatatttattttgtattgggTGTTGAATTTGTATGGTAAAAGATAGATGACTAAAGAGCATATGGCTTGATAGAGTTTCATGTATTTCATTGCAGTATGCAGAGCGCCTTCCAATAGGCTTGGAAAAAGTA from Impatiens glandulifera chromosome 9, dImpGla2.1, whole genome shotgun sequence includes the following:
- the LOC124914617 gene encoding F-box/LRR-repeat protein At4g29420, producing MDELPPALVLEILNRLNNTTDLARCRLTSKSLNSIAAEIRSIHLQCSFDRYTKSRSPVTASQVTPFKEIFRTLISNTKHVVDSITIGVEKPLRGISFDDAEDELDDLYLTCVDFVSEWLPVHGRQLRSLSISDFWIQSCWRQSNVLSLISSFCHHLEEVELKNTWLSMDGLNKMHNLTSLTLEFIRLEDENLSKLNDCFPFLRVLILNEVGGLKEPMINLLHLTTCQWTVSNAPLSLSISAPKLVKFKLNCVRPNTLLIDAPLLSDFSITLSNTNHFLVKELPNLRTLKIESPNLGRFISIFPFGKTVNSLSLDSSSKEEFNLMSVMDAFPNVRSLTIGHLAWSEAEIQFQHDKGRSNNGNIAIKGLKQITAHLVLAEVELTQALIFDILGRCSDLSDVTLLVHRNVDSIIASNLMAKCMACNARVRWRLGNWGQ